The following proteins are co-located in the Solea solea chromosome 21, fSolSol10.1, whole genome shotgun sequence genome:
- the LOC131448154 gene encoding uncharacterized protein LOC131448154 codes for MTLADERELEVIKAGLTFKESDTHCNQPHWDAKYPWKENPASLPNNRKAVEATFLRTEKQLTRDPLWKEAYTRQIHEMVKRGAAVKLTKDVMDSWKGAVWWVSHLIAPNPHSVTTPVRLVWNGSQEFRGVSLNSILLKGPDVLNPIRAVLLRFREGRHAAIGDIAKMYNSVWLEEQEVHVHRFLWRDSPSDEIEDYAVVRVNMGDKPAGCIAQVAMRETAKLPQFTDMVEERRVIEEDAYVDDLLVSHNDSQHLDKILERVEKILGAGGFYLKPWVRSGQSGRKDEAKPDQMTLVLPNQLREEDNKALGVGYLVQEDKLFVMASINFSKRKKKMRTGIDLTEGEVEEKTPNPLTRRVLLSQIAGLYDPIGLITPVKQKCVILVRKAFQEAGKLSKDTWDESLSNELRGKAIELFKEYTRLGSIKFHRSLTPSGWRGEPWGITFSDGSCESYGAVLYLRWETSDGVVTRLVDSKAKLTPLNQKGDAVKAETCGAVFAARLKEYMLKHGRLAVEKWYHFIDSQTVLGAIQRDSYGFQTFFANRVGEIQKAGPVTDWWWIPGEVNVADLVTRGCSPEQLDENSTWQNGPKFLSSPVKDWPMKSAATVAAEARETVNRLQRKAFTAVLTRTQAKGSLKPANKATDVLEPAELEAKSVDTKANETLWGAALIDQVGPEKYSSLAELCGVVGYTRRAVKTWLACIGRAPIPAKWGVVLSVKELEAAFHDLCLAAQKGVAFPVTTLDRLVVNKDEASGLLRCYGRVQAITRGNPGVPLVPYNAWISTLLTREAHGANHEGIAGTLLRVRSKAWVVQGPRIARSIIDSCVHCRKTKARLCRQQMSELPSERSEPAAPFELTALDLFGPYVVRDTVKRRKKMKVWGVVFSCMASRALHADIVEDLSTDGFLKAYQRFTALRGHPRKLWSDQGTNFVGAKPALKELYEFLNNIDKDQVQKKATAAGTDWSWVFHPADSPHRNGAAEAAVHTLKRALSNIGVESHLTALEFQTLLYLAANLSNERPIGARVQVQDETVGVITPNSLLLGRAGPSGDSRGFEYLTYPVARLRAVQIEVDKFWRRWSQLAGPGLFVRQKWHAPARNVTVGDLVWLADQNALRGQFRLGRVVEAHPDAKGIVRDVKVRTCQSCPVSSGQGGKGKEKESRPSTILHRDVRRLVVLLPVEEQK; via the coding sequence ATGACCCTCGCCGACGAAAGGGAGCTTGAAGTGATAAAGGCAGGCTTAACCTTTAAAGAGAGTGACACTCACTGTAACCAGCCGCACTGGGACGCAAAGTACCCCTGGAAAGAGAACCCGGCATCCCTTCCCAACAACAGGAAGGCCGTAGAAGCGACGTTCCTGAGGACGGAGAAGCAATTAACAAGGGATCCCCTTTGGAAAGAAGCCTACACGAGGCAGATTCACGAGATGGTGAAAAGAGGAGCTGCAGTCAAGCTTACCAAGGACGTGATGGACAGCTGGAAAGGCGCCGTGTGGTGGGTGAGTCACCTAATTGCACCAAACCCCCATTCTGTAACCACGCCTGTGCGCCTTGTCTGGAATGGTAGCCAAGAATTCAGAGGAGTGAGCCTAAATAGTATTTTGCTCAAAGGTCCGGACGTACTCAATCCCATCAGAGCAGTTCTCCTCCGATTTAGGGAAGGTAGACATGCCGCCATTGGCGACATCGCCAAGATGTACAACTCGGTGTGGTTGGAGGAACAAGAAGTCCATGTACACCGATTCCTGTGGAGAGACTCTCCTTCTGATGAAATTGAGGATTATGCCGTTGTAAGAGTGAACATGGGAGACAAACCCGCTGGGTGCATCGCACAAGTGGCCATGCGGGAGACTGCAAAGCTACCCCAATTCACCGAcatggtggaggagaggagggtcaTCGAAGAGGACGCTTACGTCGATGATCTTCTCGTGTCACACAACGATTCACAACACTTAGACAAGATTCTAGAGAGAGTGGAGAAGATCCTGGGAGCAGGAGGCTTTTACCTCAAGCCTTGGGTCCGGTCTGGTCAAAGTGGGAGGAAGGACGAGGCAAAGCCCGACCAAATGACGCTGGTGTTGCCCAACCAGTTGAGGGAGGAGGACAACAAAGCGTTAGGGGTGGGTTACCTTGTGCAAGAAGACAAACTCTTTGTGATGGCCTCCATTAATTTCtccaaaagaaagaagaagatgagaaCCGGAATTGACCTTACCGAAGGGgaagtggaggagaaaacaccAAATCCATTAACTCGTCGCGTCCTCCTGAGTCAAATTGCTGGATTGTATGACCCCATCGGTCTGATAACACCTGTGaaacagaaatgtgtcattCTAGTGAGGAAGGCTTTCCAGGAAGCTGGCAAGCTCTCTAAGGACACTTGGGATGAGTCCCTCTCTAACGAACTCAGAGGAAAAGCAATCGAGCTGTTCAAGGAGTACACCCGCTTAGGGAGCATCAAGTTCCACAGAAGCCTCACACCCTCCGGCTGGAGGGGCGAGCCCTGGGGAATCACATTCTCTGACGGAAGCTGTGAATCTTACGGCGCTGTACTGTATCTGCGATGGGAAACGTCAGATGGTGTAGTTACCCGGTTAGTGGACTCAAAAGCCAAGTTAACCCCCTTGAACCAGAAAGGTGACGCTGTCAAAGCCGAAACTTGTGGGGCTGTCTTCGCCGCACGCCTGAAGGAATACATGCTGAAGCATGGACGATTGGCTGTAGAAAAGTGGTACCACTTCATAGACAGTCAGACTGTGCTGGGAGCCATCCAGCGAGACAGTTACGGATTTCAAACATTCTTTGCAAACAGGGTCGGGGAGATCCAGAAGGCTGGGCCCGTAACTGATTGGTGGTGGATCCCAGGTGAAGTCAACGTCGCTGACCTCGTCACAAGAGGGTGTTCACCCGAGCAACTAGATGAAAACTCCACGTGGCAGAACGGTCCTAAGTTCCTGTCTAGTCCAGTTAAGGATTGGCCTATGAAATCTGCAGCAACAGTGGCAGCTGAAGCTAGAGAAACAGTGAACAGACTCCAAAGAAAAGCTTTTACAGCGGTCCTCACCAGAACTCAAGCCAAGGGGTCATTGAAACCTGCTAACAAAGCCACAGACGTTCTAGAACCCGCAGAACTTGAGGCCAAATCTGTTGACACGAAGGCGAATGAGACACTGTGGGGAGCTGCGCTCATAGATCAAGTGGGTCCGGAAAAGTACAGCTCTCTAGCTGAGCTCTGTGGAGTAGTCGGCTATACCAGAAGGGCGGTGAAGACATGGTTGGCTTGTATAGGGAGAGCCCCTATCCCAGCAAAGTGGGGGGTGGTACTGTCAGTAAAGGAACTTGAGGCTGCGTTCCACGACCTGTGCCTGGCCGCCCAAAAAGGGGTTGCATTCCCTGTAACGACACTAGACAGACTCGTCGTCAACAAGGACGAAGCTTCGGGGCTCCTGCGGTGCTACGGCAGAGTCCAAGCCATCACCCGGGGAAACCCCGGAGTACCCCTGGTCCCATATAATGCCTGGATCAGCACCCTCCTCACACGGGAAGCCCACGGAGCCAACCATGAAGGCATCGCTGGCACACTCCTCAGAGTGAGGTCCAAAGCATGGGTAGTACAGGGGCCAAGAATCGCAAGAAGCATCATCGACTCCTGCGTGCACTGTCGAAAGACCAAGGCAAGGTTATGCAGGCAACAGATGAGTGAGCTTCCTAGTGAACGATCTGAACCAGCCGCACCGTTTGAGCTAACAGCACTGGATCTCTTTGGCCCCTACGTtgtcagagacactgtaaagagaagaaaaaagatgaaaGTCTGGGGAGTAGTATTCAGTTGTATGGCTTCCAGGGCACTGCATGCTGACATCGTGGAAGACCTGTCAACGGATGGCTTCCTAAAGGCGTACCAGCGCTTCACAGCTCTCAGGGGCCACCCAAGGAAACTTTGGTCGGATCAAGGGACCAACTTCGTGGGCGCCAAGCCAGCTTTAAAGGAGCTCTACGAATTCCTGAACAACATCGACAAGGATCAAGTCCAGAAGAAAGCAACCGCCGCTGGGACCGACTGGTCATGGGTATTTCACCCAGCAGACTCTCCCCATCGAAAcggagcagctgaagcagcagtcCATACGCTCAAGAGAGCGTTGAGCAACATCGGGGTGGAAAGTCACCTGACAGCACTGGAGTTCCAGACTCTCCTCTACCTGGCAGCTAATCTGTCAAACGAAAGACCAATCGGCGCAAGAGTCCAGGTACAAGACGAGACTGTAGGAGTCATCACTCCCAACTCACTTCTGCTTGGCCGTGCTGGGCCTAGCGGGGACTCTCGGGGGTTCGAATACCTGACTTACCCCGTGGCGCGCCTGAGAGCGGTCCAGATCGAGGTCGACAAGTTCTGGAGGCGGTGGAGCCAGCTGGCGGGCCCGGGCCTCTTCGTTCGACAGAAGTGGCACGCACCCGCAAGGAACGTCACAGTGGGGGACTTAGTGTGGTTGGCAGACCAGAATGCACTGAGAGGCCAGTTTAGGCTCGGTCGAGTTGTGGAGGCCCATCCTGATGCAAAAGGCATAGTACGAGATGTGAAGGTGAGGACGTGCCAAAGTTGTCCGGTTTCCAGTGGACAAGGTGGGAAaggcaaagagaaggagagccgtccctccaccatccttcacAGAGATGTCAGAAGGCTGGTGGTTCTGTTGCCAGTGGAGGAACAGAAATAG